In Synechococcus sp. KORDI-100, a single window of DNA contains:
- a CDS encoding trypsin-like peptidase domain-containing protein, translated as MSPNHRASRRKVLRPKFLRRNILRRNILRASLAAGLLAAGGASVQLLPPLQTAIARPATAALSRQSFVAAAVQRSGPAVVTLETSRSMPTRSVSGLPPALLQDPMFRQFFGLNGGRAPSSQVQRGQGSGVLFDSEGLLLTNAHVVENADQLMVGLADGRRVPGRVVGKDTLTDLAVVRLEGKGPWPTASLGNSDRLQVGDWAIAVGNPFGLENTVTLGIVSNLNRNVSQLGISGKRLDLIQTDAAINPGNSGGPLLNADGEVIGINTLVRTGPGAGLGFAIPINRARVIAQQLVETGRARHPMIGIGLSPVPSPKPGAAIPSGAVIRSVQPGGPAARAGLREEDVIVAIDGRPMADPAAVVSAIERRGIGDALTVTVRRGASTLDVSLTPVDMSSLSRP; from the coding sequence ATGTCTCCGAATCACCGTGCCTCGCGTCGAAAGGTCCTGAGACCCAAGTTCCTGCGTCGGAACATCCTGCGCCGAAACATCCTGCGAGCCTCCCTCGCCGCTGGCCTTCTGGCAGCCGGTGGTGCTTCGGTTCAGCTTCTGCCGCCACTGCAGACGGCGATCGCCCGCCCGGCGACCGCCGCCTTGTCCAGGCAGTCCTTTGTGGCTGCGGCGGTCCAGCGCAGCGGTCCGGCTGTGGTGACCCTGGAGACATCAAGGAGCATGCCAACAAGGTCTGTCTCCGGTTTGCCCCCTGCCCTGCTGCAGGATCCGATGTTCCGCCAGTTTTTCGGTCTTAATGGAGGACGGGCTCCCTCGTCCCAGGTCCAGCGCGGACAGGGCAGCGGGGTTCTGTTTGATTCGGAGGGACTGCTGCTCACCAATGCCCACGTGGTGGAAAACGCAGATCAACTCATGGTGGGTCTGGCTGATGGTCGACGGGTGCCAGGCCGGGTGGTCGGGAAGGACACCCTCACGGATCTAGCGGTCGTGCGCCTTGAAGGCAAAGGGCCCTGGCCAACGGCCAGCCTTGGCAACTCCGATCGTTTGCAGGTCGGCGACTGGGCCATCGCCGTCGGGAACCCGTTCGGCCTTGAAAACACCGTCACCCTCGGCATTGTCAGCAACCTCAATCGCAATGTTTCACAGCTAGGAATTTCCGGGAAGCGTCTCGATCTGATCCAGACCGATGCAGCGATCAACCCTGGAAATTCCGGCGGGCCTCTGCTCAACGCCGATGGTGAGGTGATCGGGATCAACACCCTTGTCCGAACAGGGCCTGGAGCTGGTCTCGGTTTTGCTATTCCGATCAACCGGGCCCGCGTGATCGCCCAGCAGCTGGTTGAAACGGGACGAGCTCGCCATCCGATGATCGGCATCGGCCTGTCGCCGGTCCCGTCTCCCAAGCCGGGGGCAGCCATCCCCTCCGGAGCGGTGATCCGTTCGGTTCAACCCGGAGGTCCGGCTGCTCGCGCAGGCTTGCGTGAAGAGGATGTGATCGTGGCGATTGATGGCCGACCCATGGCCGATCCAGCTGCAGTCGTGAGTGCGATTGAGCGGCGTGGCATCGGGGATGCACTCACTGTCACAGTGCGACGAGGAGCTTCGACGCTGGATGTGAGCCTGACACCTGTGGATATGAGCTCCCTCAGCCGCCCCTGA
- a CDS encoding DUF2973 domain-containing protein — MLSSLFPLLYGAVFVALLWQAFRVMSKGFRAASAPLNETPSSTGGDRTGQVTVHPELLDQDGRITEEDLLTVRFSSDDDPSGASPGPGAE; from the coding sequence ATGCTCAGCTCCCTGTTTCCGCTGCTCTACGGAGCGGTTTTCGTGGCCCTGCTCTGGCAGGCGTTTCGCGTGATGAGCAAAGGGTTTCGAGCGGCCAGCGCACCGCTGAACGAGACGCCCTCCTCAACGGGTGGAGATCGGACAGGCCAGGTCACGGTGCATCCCGAGCTGCTCGACCAGGACGGTCGGATCACTGAAGAGGATCTGCTCACGGTTCGCTTCAGCAGCGATGACGACCCCTCTGGAGCAAGCCCTGGACCGGGCGCTGAATAA
- the hrpB gene encoding ATP-dependent helicase HrpB codes for MTAYPIDSLLPQLCEQLGPGKTVLLQAPPGAGKTTRVPLALLGAIGPMAEAAPIRGEIWMVEPRRLAVRAAAERLADSLGEAVGACIGYAIRGERRRSAQTRIEVLTDGLFLRRLQNDPALDGVQCVLFDEFHERRRDADLALALLREARPMLRPDLSIALMSATLDLSDLRQRLPEAVVLESAGRCFPVDTVHQPPRLEESLPRQVLRAIETHALSLPSGSGVLVFLPGLAEIQRCCELLQRSACLETWDVVCLHGQLPLEEQRKALRGCDRHHAGQLILASAIAESSITLSGVRLVIDSGLSRQLRYDPGTGMEGLETVPSSLASADQRRGRAGRQGPGHCVRLWSPANQQRRPQFSPPELGLADPQPVVLELAAWGCGLGDDLPWLDPPPRAALINGRDRLIALQVLEADGRLSARGQLLERLGVHPRLALLMLEARCCGTPQLGCDLAAILSERDPLPWRDVGCDLAARLDAMHEQRQLGALRQLSGQLQRQLDRLPLERDAPGPEIPAAELVLKAFPEWLALRRHEQPGRFQLRQGRGARLDAQDPLFNAEALAVARLDLGHRDTRIQLALPVSRSTVDRLADEEGCWQDLLSWDEQERRIRAERTLTLGALKLRREPQPAPDRQQCRDLLIERLQRGGTLDVLGWTPAAVQLRRRLDLAYRRLGPPWLPRDPEGLLGSLSDWLGDALEGCQSWRDLDATTLENALWGSLEWSHRQELERLLPRRLSIPSGRSAELTYEEDGQVVLAVKLQEMFGCETGPTVLQGELPVTVELLSPAGRPLQRTCDLAGFWHGSYASVRKEMRGRYPKHPWPEEPWTAPATAGTKRQVGYKKA; via the coding sequence TTGACGGCCTATCCGATCGACTCGCTGTTGCCTCAGCTCTGTGAGCAGCTGGGGCCAGGCAAGACCGTGCTGCTGCAGGCGCCCCCTGGCGCCGGAAAAACGACGCGTGTCCCTCTGGCTCTGCTGGGGGCGATCGGTCCCATGGCTGAAGCAGCACCGATCAGGGGAGAGATCTGGATGGTCGAGCCCAGGAGACTGGCCGTTCGCGCGGCTGCCGAACGCCTGGCGGACAGCCTCGGCGAAGCGGTGGGTGCGTGCATCGGCTACGCGATCCGTGGGGAACGACGTCGCTCGGCTCAGACCCGCATCGAGGTGCTGACCGATGGCCTGTTCCTGCGGCGCCTGCAGAACGATCCCGCCCTGGACGGCGTCCAGTGCGTGCTCTTCGATGAATTCCACGAACGTCGACGCGACGCCGATCTTGCCCTGGCTTTGCTGCGTGAAGCGCGGCCGATGCTGCGGCCGGACCTTTCGATCGCGCTGATGTCCGCCACCCTCGATCTATCGGACCTCAGGCAACGTCTGCCGGAGGCAGTCGTTCTGGAAAGTGCGGGGCGCTGCTTCCCTGTGGACACTGTGCATCAGCCCCCCCGACTGGAGGAGTCGCTGCCCCGGCAGGTGCTGCGAGCCATCGAAACCCATGCGCTTTCGCTGCCGTCGGGCAGCGGCGTGCTGGTGTTTCTGCCTGGGTTGGCAGAGATCCAGCGCTGCTGTGAGCTGCTGCAGCGATCCGCCTGTCTGGAAACCTGGGATGTGGTCTGCCTGCATGGCCAGCTACCTCTTGAGGAGCAGCGCAAGGCCCTGCGGGGTTGCGATCGCCACCATGCCGGACAACTGATCCTGGCCAGTGCCATCGCCGAGAGCTCCATCACCCTGAGCGGGGTGCGGCTCGTGATCGACAGCGGTCTCAGCCGTCAGCTGCGCTACGACCCCGGCACCGGAATGGAAGGTCTCGAGACCGTCCCGTCAAGCCTCGCCAGCGCAGATCAGCGCCGTGGTCGAGCAGGCCGCCAGGGCCCCGGACACTGCGTTCGCCTCTGGTCACCGGCCAACCAGCAACGACGACCACAGTTCAGCCCACCGGAGCTTGGACTGGCCGATCCGCAACCGGTGGTGCTGGAGCTGGCAGCCTGGGGATGCGGCCTGGGAGACGATCTGCCCTGGCTTGATCCGCCTCCTCGGGCAGCTCTGATCAACGGCCGTGATCGACTGATCGCGCTGCAGGTGCTGGAGGCCGATGGCAGGCTCAGTGCCCGTGGCCAGCTGCTGGAACGGCTGGGGGTTCACCCCCGACTCGCGTTGCTGATGCTGGAGGCCAGATGCTGCGGGACACCTCAACTGGGCTGCGATCTCGCTGCCATCCTCAGCGAACGAGACCCCTTGCCCTGGCGTGATGTCGGCTGCGACCTCGCGGCCCGTTTGGACGCCATGCATGAGCAGAGGCAGCTGGGAGCCCTACGTCAGCTCAGCGGTCAGCTGCAGCGGCAACTGGACAGGTTGCCCCTGGAACGCGACGCGCCGGGGCCTGAGATCCCTGCCGCTGAACTCGTGCTCAAGGCATTCCCTGAATGGCTGGCTTTGCGACGACATGAGCAACCTGGACGCTTCCAGCTCCGCCAAGGACGCGGTGCACGTCTTGACGCGCAGGACCCCCTGTTCAATGCCGAGGCCCTTGCCGTTGCAAGGCTGGACCTTGGCCATCGCGACACCAGGATTCAGCTGGCACTGCCGGTCAGCCGCAGCACGGTTGATCGACTGGCAGACGAGGAAGGGTGCTGGCAGGATCTGCTCAGCTGGGACGAACAGGAGCGGCGCATCCGCGCCGAGCGGACACTCACGCTCGGCGCCCTCAAACTTCGCCGAGAACCCCAGCCAGCACCTGACAGGCAACAGTGCCGTGATTTGCTCATCGAGCGATTGCAACGAGGCGGCACGCTGGACGTGCTGGGCTGGACACCTGCGGCTGTGCAGTTGCGACGGCGCCTGGATCTGGCCTACAGGCGGCTGGGGCCACCCTGGCTACCAAGGGACCCTGAAGGTTTGCTCGGCAGCCTGTCCGACTGGCTCGGCGATGCCCTGGAGGGCTGCCAAAGCTGGAGGGATCTCGATGCCACAACCCTGGAAAACGCCCTTTGGGGTTCGCTGGAGTGGTCACACCGTCAGGAGCTGGAACGCCTTCTGCCCAGACGGCTGTCGATCCCGAGCGGACGATCCGCGGAGCTGACCTATGAAGAGGATGGGCAGGTTGTGCTGGCCGTGAAGCTTCAGGAGATGTTTGGCTGCGAAACAGGCCCAACCGTGCTGCAGGGGGAGCTGCCGGTGACCGTGGAACTGCTCTCCCCGGCAGGGAGACCCCTGCAGAGAACGTGTGATCTCGCGGGTTTCTGGCATGGCAGCTATGCCAGTGTTCGCAAGGAGATGCGTGGGAGATACCCGAAACATCCATGGCCGGAGGAGCCCTGGACAGCCCCGGCAACGGCGGGCACAAAACGGCAAGTTGGCTACAAAAAAGCCTGA
- a CDS encoding chlorophyll a/b-binding protein, with protein sequence MSDNAQARFGFVNFAETWNGRLAMLGFVIGLGTELLTGQGILSQIGLG encoded by the coding sequence ATGTCCGACAACGCTCAGGCTCGCTTCGGTTTCGTCAATTTCGCTGAAACCTGGAACGGCCGTCTCGCCATGCTCGGTTTCGTCATCGGCCTCGGCACCGAACTGCTCACCGGTCAGGGCATCCTGTCCCAGATCGGCCTCGGCTGA
- the xseA gene encoding exodeoxyribonuclease VII large subunit translates to MIADPIPTYSVCELNSAIGSLLERGFAPRFLVACSVSKPQLKKGHLWLTLTDGDATISAVVWASKLKQLSYRPGDGDGVIVVGKLNFWTARASLNVQVLDIRPSLTTVLRQFETVRARLLDDGLLDAERKRPLPHQPRTVAILTSVPSSALADMLRTARERWPMTKLIVVPIPVQGPVAGKIRTTLAALVARQQELQLDALVLARGGGSREDLAVFDDEELCRDLAACPLPIVTGLGHEDDLTVADLISDHRAATPTAAIVSLLPDRHEALRGLRQREQGLQHHLQSRITREQQRLADKRQQLADHAPELAFQRLKQELSHRQRLLGALSPQRWLKRGLALVTDADGGTISSVQDADPGDQLIIQLEDGALETHVDRVRSSAVSRKP, encoded by the coding sequence TTGATCGCTGATCCAATCCCGACCTATTCGGTCTGCGAGCTGAATTCCGCCATCGGCAGCCTGCTGGAACGTGGTTTTGCTCCTCGGTTTCTGGTCGCGTGCAGTGTCTCAAAACCCCAGTTGAAGAAGGGCCACCTCTGGCTCACCCTCACCGACGGTGACGCGACCATTTCGGCAGTCGTCTGGGCATCGAAACTGAAGCAACTGAGTTACCGCCCCGGTGATGGTGATGGGGTGATCGTGGTCGGAAAACTGAACTTCTGGACCGCTCGGGCAAGCCTCAACGTGCAGGTGCTGGACATTCGTCCCAGCCTCACAACGGTGCTGAGGCAGTTTGAAACCGTACGAGCACGGCTGCTGGACGACGGCCTGCTTGATGCGGAGCGCAAGCGACCACTGCCCCATCAACCCAGGACCGTTGCAATCCTCACCAGCGTGCCAAGTTCAGCCCTGGCAGACATGTTGCGCACGGCTCGAGAACGCTGGCCGATGACAAAGCTGATCGTTGTTCCAATCCCAGTTCAGGGACCCGTGGCAGGCAAGATCCGGACAACCCTTGCCGCACTTGTCGCTCGCCAGCAGGAGCTACAGCTGGACGCTCTGGTGCTGGCCAGGGGCGGCGGAAGCCGTGAAGACCTGGCGGTTTTTGACGATGAAGAGCTCTGCCGCGATCTGGCGGCATGTCCGCTGCCGATCGTGACGGGACTTGGCCACGAAGACGATCTCACGGTGGCGGATCTGATTTCAGACCATCGCGCCGCCACCCCGACAGCGGCCATCGTCAGCTTGCTTCCCGATCGACATGAAGCGTTGAGGGGCCTGCGGCAACGCGAGCAAGGCCTGCAGCACCACCTCCAGAGCAGAATCACTCGGGAACAGCAACGCCTGGCGGACAAACGCCAGCAACTGGCCGATCACGCTCCGGAGCTGGCCTTTCAACGTCTGAAACAAGAGCTGTCCCACAGACAGCGATTGCTGGGAGCTCTGTCCCCCCAACGCTGGCTCAAACGGGGACTGGCCCTGGTGACCGATGCGGATGGAGGCACGATCAGTTCAGTTCAGGACGCAGATCCTGGTGATCAGCTGATCATTCAGCTCGAGGATGGGGCGCTCGAAACCCATGTTGATCGTGTTCGCTCTTCAGCCGTAAGCCGAAAACCATGA
- the xseB gene encoding exodeoxyribonuclease VII small subunit has translation MSKSLKTDLKSWRKDAESLSYEESLTALDLLLEELQNDAVPLADLQRHYLRGQIYLERCENLLVTAEQNVVQLDPDTLEPLDDA, from the coding sequence ATGAGCAAAAGCCTTAAAACCGACCTGAAAAGCTGGCGCAAGGATGCGGAATCGCTCAGCTACGAGGAATCACTGACCGCCCTGGATCTGTTGCTGGAGGAACTGCAGAACGATGCGGTGCCTCTGGCAGATCTCCAGCGGCACTACCTTCGAGGTCAGATTTACCTGGAGCGGTGCGAAAACTTGTTGGTCACGGCCGAACAGAACGTGGTGCAACTCGATCCCGACACACTCGAACCACTTGATGATGCGTAA
- a CDS encoding DUF2834 domain-containing protein, with translation MRKALPWIYLLLAVLGAVLPWRANLEFIAESGQSFDLQRFIDDANATAASRSLSADLLIGASAVSIWICMEGIQQKIRGWWVAILMSFGIAFACGAPFFLFLREWQLQGRTQESDPAS, from the coding sequence ATGCGTAAAGCCCTTCCCTGGATCTATCTGCTGCTGGCCGTGCTGGGAGCTGTGCTGCCCTGGCGGGCAAACCTCGAGTTCATCGCAGAAAGCGGTCAAAGCTTTGATCTCCAACGCTTCATCGATGACGCCAATGCCACAGCAGCGTCACGCTCTCTCTCCGCAGATCTCCTGATCGGCGCCTCTGCTGTCAGCATCTGGATCTGCATGGAAGGGATCCAACAGAAGATCCGGGGCTGGTGGGTCGCCATCCTGATGAGCTTTGGGATCGCCTTCGCCTGCGGCGCTCCCTTCTTTCTGTTTCTGCGCGAATGGCAGCTACAGGGGCGCACTCAGGAATCCGACCCTGCGTCCTGA
- a CDS encoding YihY/virulence factor BrkB family protein, with protein MSAAFAYYTLQSIFPLLLIALAVAARVYGKASGVDEVVAGISPLLPPSVVKLVETTLMGLVAQGVGAGLLGIMVLLVTASNVYLTLQRGADRLWSDVVAPRSDEGMDQQIFDFIKARAEAYLVVLVVAALIVVEQVIVGISRLPIEILESLRSLMPSLSGFVDQKHLFTFGSVLLAGLWLSLLAYLLQRVLLRQRIPWRSLIPGSVMIGYALSALNSILSLSIVSLGSRFQAYGVIGGVLVLTLWVWMVGIIIYYGQCVSVELVSSRLKSIRRGEPNLVQA; from the coding sequence TTGAGTGCAGCGTTTGCTTACTACACGTTGCAGTCGATCTTTCCGTTGTTATTAATCGCGCTTGCTGTTGCTGCCAGAGTGTATGGCAAAGCGTCGGGTGTTGATGAAGTGGTTGCGGGGATCAGCCCTCTGCTTCCTCCCTCGGTTGTCAAATTAGTGGAGACAACATTGATGGGATTAGTGGCACAAGGTGTGGGAGCAGGCCTGCTTGGGATCATGGTGTTATTGGTCACTGCGAGCAATGTTTATCTCACCTTGCAACGGGGCGCTGATCGTTTGTGGAGTGATGTTGTTGCTCCTCGCTCAGATGAAGGAATGGATCAGCAGATTTTTGACTTCATTAAGGCCAGAGCAGAGGCGTATCTCGTGGTGCTCGTTGTTGCGGCGTTGATTGTCGTGGAGCAGGTGATTGTTGGGATCAGTCGATTGCCCATTGAGATCCTGGAATCGCTCCGATCGCTGATGCCTTCGTTGTCTGGTTTTGTTGATCAAAAACATCTGTTCACTTTCGGTTCTGTTCTGCTTGCTGGTTTATGGCTCTCTCTCCTGGCTTATCTGCTCCAAAGAGTTTTGTTGAGACAACGCATCCCCTGGCGTTCTTTGATTCCTGGTTCTGTGATGATCGGTTATGCCTTGTCCGCACTTAATTCAATTCTTAGTCTCAGTATTGTTTCTTTGGGAAGTCGTTTTCAGGCCTATGGAGTCATTGGAGGAGTTCTTGTTCTAACGCTTTGGGTTTGGATGGTGGGCATCATTATTTATTACGGACAATGCGTCAGTGTTGAGTTGGTCAGTTCGCGATTGAAATCCATCCGTCGCGGAGAGCCGAACCTTGTGCAGGCTTGA
- a CDS encoding inositol monophosphatase family protein, translating into MVTQSLSGDQLAAIHTLLDRVADRQRSDFGHIVSDVKPDGTLITACDRWSDITLVEGLQGISSGEGVLSEEGSQVVPDSEAYWVVDPLDGTTNFAAGIPYWAISVARFVDGRPVQAFLDVPALRQRIVAIRGEGVWRNGKALSVETRSTTTSSCVSLCSRSIRVLQRRPDRPFPGKIRLLGVASLNLLSVAMGQTVAALEATPKIWDLAAAWLVLEQLSCPICWLAAQEPAGLPSGQDLSQCGFPMLAASSQEHLERLIPWGDALLHG; encoded by the coding sequence TTGGTGACGCAAAGCCTTTCAGGTGACCAGCTCGCCGCGATCCACACACTGCTGGATCGTGTGGCAGATCGACAGCGAAGCGATTTCGGTCACATCGTTTCAGATGTGAAACCGGATGGAACCTTGATCACAGCCTGTGATCGCTGGAGCGACATCACCTTGGTGGAGGGCTTACAGGGCATCAGCTCAGGCGAGGGTGTGCTGAGTGAGGAAGGTTCCCAGGTTGTGCCTGATTCCGAGGCCTACTGGGTTGTCGATCCCCTGGACGGCACCACTAATTTCGCTGCTGGGATTCCCTACTGGGCGATTTCCGTGGCGCGTTTCGTTGATGGACGCCCTGTTCAGGCGTTTTTGGACGTACCGGCGCTGCGACAGCGGATCGTCGCGATCCGCGGTGAAGGGGTCTGGAGGAACGGGAAAGCGCTGTCGGTTGAAACGCGTTCGACAACCACCAGTTCCTGCGTGTCCTTGTGCAGCCGCTCGATCCGCGTGCTGCAACGGCGTCCAGATCGACCGTTCCCTGGAAAGATCCGGCTGCTCGGCGTGGCCAGCCTCAATCTTCTGAGTGTTGCCATGGGCCAGACAGTGGCTGCCCTGGAAGCCACCCCGAAGATCTGGGATCTGGCTGCTGCCTGGCTGGTTTTGGAACAGCTGAGCTGCCCGATCTGTTGGTTGGCGGCTCAAGAACCCGCTGGTTTGCCGTCTGGTCAGGACCTATCGCAGTGCGGCTTTCCCATGCTGGCGGCCTCGTCCCAGGAGCATCTTGAGCGCCTGATCCCTTGGGGAGACGCGTTGTTGCACGGCTGA
- a CDS encoding TolC family protein, with the protein MRRLTAASCLVAGVLAAGGLPASGQESSDASTPNDNSALIDQGTLPNAIEQKGPRPKADPSALPPAATVLPEDLNDLGSPPSLALPDRPEQVRIRELRPITLEQSLQIVEVNSPSLKAAASRVDQSKSQLRAAISAWYPSVNFSANGFPEYFKNYTFRNPDFTKRSVQVPDPQNPFGGTRTIERQGQYESYGREWRANFGVSINWDIINPSRVPEIAAARDQFERARDAYLIALRDLRLDASTSYFTLQASDERVRVGQASVRASLLSLRDARARYNAGVNTKLDVLEAETQLAQDRKVLTDALAFQDISRRRIAQLLDLPQDITPTAATPPKPLGLWEPSLQESIIAAYNYREELDQLILDISINNSRANASLAAIQPVLSFVNNFTTARVQGQSGQGSRSAIDMDDYRWSASNATSLQLLWNLYDGGRARANYRASKQAAEESTYNFAAQRDSIRLEVEESFYSLRRAIQDIQTTSSRVLTARESLRLSLLRVQAGVSTQREVINNQQDLTRAELQYTEAIRDYNTSLAQLRRRTGLDALVACGSVDLPAEKPATEMSDIPIEPTPLPAACPAVVVSGSTMNDAIDSPVQPLW; encoded by the coding sequence GTGCGCCGCCTCACAGCTGCCTCCTGTCTTGTTGCAGGCGTACTGGCGGCTGGCGGCCTCCCGGCATCCGGGCAGGAGTCCAGTGACGCTTCGACTCCGAACGACAACAGTGCCTTGATTGATCAGGGCACCCTGCCCAACGCCATCGAACAGAAGGGGCCACGCCCCAAGGCAGATCCCTCTGCCTTGCCACCAGCGGCAACCGTCCTGCCGGAAGATCTCAACGACCTCGGATCTCCCCCAAGTCTGGCTTTGCCCGACCGTCCAGAACAGGTACGGATCCGTGAACTGCGTCCCATCACACTGGAGCAGTCGCTTCAGATCGTTGAGGTCAACAGTCCCTCGCTGAAGGCGGCTGCCAGTCGTGTGGACCAGTCCAAATCACAACTGAGGGCAGCGATTTCGGCCTGGTACCCGTCGGTGAATTTTTCGGCCAACGGTTTCCCCGAATACTTCAAAAATTACACTTTCAGGAATCCTGACTTCACCAAAAGGTCTGTCCAGGTTCCTGATCCTCAGAACCCGTTCGGCGGGACCCGGACTATCGAGCGACAGGGCCAGTACGAGTCCTATGGAAGGGAATGGAGAGCCAACTTCGGTGTGTCCATCAACTGGGACATCATCAATCCTTCTCGCGTCCCGGAGATCGCGGCCGCACGCGATCAGTTTGAACGTGCTCGTGATGCCTATCTCATCGCTCTTCGCGACCTCCGTCTTGATGCGTCCACCAGCTATTTCACGCTTCAGGCCTCTGATGAAAGGGTCCGTGTCGGCCAGGCTTCGGTTCGAGCCTCCCTGCTCAGTCTTCGTGATGCACGAGCCCGTTACAACGCCGGCGTAAATACGAAGCTCGATGTGCTCGAGGCCGAAACCCAGCTGGCTCAGGATCGCAAAGTTCTCACGGATGCCCTCGCGTTCCAGGACATCTCAAGGCGCAGGATTGCCCAGTTGCTCGATCTGCCCCAGGACATCACTCCCACGGCTGCAACACCGCCGAAACCACTTGGACTCTGGGAACCGTCGCTCCAGGAAAGCATCATTGCGGCCTACAACTATCGCGAAGAGCTCGACCAGCTCATCCTTGATATCTCCATCAACAACAGCCGTGCCAATGCCTCGCTCGCGGCAATCCAGCCTGTTCTGAGTTTCGTCAATAACTTCACCACCGCGCGCGTCCAGGGCCAATCCGGCCAGGGCTCTCGATCAGCCATCGATATGGATGACTATCGATGGTCGGCCAGCAACGCCACGTCCCTTCAGCTTCTTTGGAATCTTTATGACGGCGGGCGTGCGAGAGCGAATTATCGAGCCTCCAAGCAGGCCGCTGAGGAAAGCACCTACAACTTCGCAGCTCAACGGGATTCCATTCGGCTTGAGGTTGAGGAAAGCTTCTACAGCCTGCGAAGAGCCATCCAGGACATCCAGACCACGTCCAGTCGGGTCTTGACGGCCCGGGAATCCCTTCGTCTGTCCTTGTTGAGAGTGCAGGCCGGAGTGAGCACCCAGCGTGAGGTCATCAATAACCAGCAGGACCTGACGCGGGCCGAGTTGCAGTACACAGAGGCCATCCGTGACTACAACACCTCCCTGGCGCAGTTGCGTCGAAGGACGGGTCTCGATGCACTTGTCGCCTGCGGCAGCGTCGATCTGCCTGCAGAGAAGCCGGCCACCGAAATGTCGGATATCCCGATTGAGCCCACACCCTTGCCTGCTGCCTGCCCGGCTGTTGTTGTCTCTGGTTCAACCATGAATGATGCGATCGACAGTCCTGTTCAACCGCTTTGGTGA